A window of the Euzebya pacifica genome harbors these coding sequences:
- a CDS encoding GNAT family N-acetyltransferase — translation MEVLHGTQVTLRKVTEADVEPLAKILAEPEVARWWGRYDVDRVRRELLESPAMVVFVIDVHGVVAGSIQYFEEPASDYRHAGMDVFLSRDWHGQGLGSDSVRTLARHLVHDRGHHRLVIDPAASNDAAIACYERVGFRKVGRMRAYERGPDGTWHDCYMLEALRDEIV, via the coding sequence GTGGAGGTCCTCCACGGCACCCAGGTGACCCTTCGCAAGGTCACCGAGGCCGACGTCGAACCACTCGCAAAGATCCTGGCCGAGCCCGAGGTGGCTCGATGGTGGGGTCGCTACGACGTGGACCGTGTTCGCCGCGAGCTGCTGGAGTCACCGGCGATGGTGGTGTTCGTCATCGACGTGCACGGCGTCGTGGCCGGCAGCATCCAGTACTTCGAGGAGCCCGCCTCGGACTACCGTCACGCCGGCATGGACGTGTTCCTGTCGCGTGACTGGCACGGGCAGGGGCTGGGGTCGGACTCCGTCCGCACGCTTGCCCGCCACCTCGTGCACGATCGGGGGCATCACCGGTTGGTGATAGACCCAGCCGCGTCCAACGACGCCGCGATCGCCTGCTACGAGCGGGTGGGGTTCCGCAAGGTCGGTCGGATGCGCGCCTACGAGCGCGGGCCGGACGGCACCTGGCACGACTGCTACATGCTCGAGGCGTTGCGCGACGAGATCGTCTGA